One genomic region from Ornithinimicrobium flavum encodes:
- a CDS encoding 16S rRNA (uracil(1498)-N(3))-methyltransferase, with amino-acid sequence MTAPLFLVPLGALGDAAGPGPAAYRLEGPEGRHAADVQRLGPGEPVLISDGAGRLARCTVTAAGRSVLDLAVDAVEDVPEHSPRWVLVQALAKGDRDLLALEAATELDVDEIVPWQADRSIVRWREERAEKARRRWEQTVAAATKQSRRARVPVVADLASRQHLLHRVRDATLALVLHEEAAEALGAVELPTSGEVLLVVGPEGGVSPQELEALTGAGARAVRLGTTVLRTSTAGPAALAVLNARSRWR; translated from the coding sequence GTGACGGCACCCCTCTTCCTGGTGCCCCTCGGGGCGCTGGGGGATGCGGCGGGCCCCGGTCCGGCGGCCTATCGGCTCGAGGGCCCGGAGGGCCGGCACGCCGCCGACGTCCAGCGGCTGGGACCGGGCGAGCCGGTCCTGATCTCCGACGGTGCCGGCCGGCTGGCGCGATGCACCGTCACCGCGGCAGGCAGGAGCGTCCTGGACCTGGCCGTGGACGCGGTCGAGGACGTGCCCGAGCACTCGCCCCGGTGGGTGCTCGTCCAGGCCCTGGCCAAGGGCGACCGCGACCTCCTGGCCCTGGAGGCGGCGACCGAGCTCGACGTCGACGAGATCGTCCCCTGGCAGGCCGACCGGTCGATCGTCCGGTGGCGCGAGGAGCGCGCGGAGAAGGCGCGCCGTCGGTGGGAGCAGACCGTCGCCGCAGCGACCAAGCAGTCCCGCCGGGCCCGGGTGCCGGTGGTGGCCGACCTGGCCTCGCGGCAGCACCTCCTGCACCGGGTGCGGGACGCGACGCTCGCCCTGGTCCTGCACGAGGAGGCAGCCGAGGCGCTGGGTGCCGTGGAGCTCCCGACGTCCGGCGAGGTGCTCCTGGTCGTCGGTCCCGAGGGCGGCGTCTCACCGCAGGAGCTGGAGGCGCTGACCGGCGCCGGGGCCCGGGCCGTCCGGTTGGGCACCACGGTGCTGCGCACCTCCACCGCCGGGCCGGCCGCCCTGGCCGTGCTCAACGCCCGCAGCAGGTGGCGGTGA